The proteins below are encoded in one region of Bifidobacterium catenulatum DSM 16992 = JCM 1194 = LMG 11043:
- a CDS encoding helix-turn-helix domain-containing protein — MSMKALEWAMYDVPAEMTKGALLRILLALADHADTEGNGAFPSQKRLCALTGYSRRTIQHGLHDLEASGLIVKGDQRLTEHYGRHRPIVWNLTMEDFRGVKTAPLKKNESEAQHTTPQNSQEAQLGAQKTVVRGAIRGAIPLRPNLYKEESYIEPRESNARARKQIPIPADWKPTEEHQALADRLGIDCDVEAGKFKDRALDTGATSADWDAKFRIWLMRGHELGYTTVKNQQSARKYTWASDEVKRVIGTDLEGTDDYMELACKVADLLNQGVDPDMLRRQLANVPDTAWVEQLFEQEAAA; from the coding sequence ATGAGCATGAAAGCATTGGAGTGGGCCATGTACGACGTGCCCGCCGAAATGACCAAAGGAGCGCTTCTCCGCATCCTCCTCGCGCTCGCCGACCATGCCGACACCGAAGGAAACGGCGCGTTCCCATCCCAGAAACGCTTATGCGCGCTCACCGGGTACAGCCGCCGCACCATCCAGCACGGACTCCACGACCTGGAGGCATCCGGACTGATCGTCAAAGGCGACCAGAGACTCACCGAACACTACGGACGTCACCGACCGATCGTATGGAACCTCACCATGGAGGATTTCAGGGGCGTAAAAACTGCGCCCCTGAAAAAGAACGAATCCGAGGCGCAGCATACTACGCCTCAAAACAGCCAAGAGGCGCAATTAGGGGCGCAAAAAACAGTCGTTAGAGGCGCAATTAGGGGCGCAATACCACTACGCCCAAACCTATATAAGGAAGAAAGTTATATAGAACCTAGAGAGAGTAACGCGCGCGCGAGAAAACAAATCCCAATACCAGCCGACTGGAAACCCACCGAAGAACACCAGGCGCTCGCCGACAGGCTCGGCATCGACTGCGACGTCGAAGCGGGGAAGTTCAAGGACAGGGCACTCGACACCGGCGCCACATCGGCCGACTGGGACGCGAAATTCCGCATCTGGCTCATGCGCGGCCACGAACTCGGATACACCACCGTCAAAAACCAGCAATCAGCGAGGAAGTACACGTGGGCGAGCGACGAAGTGAAACGCGTCATCGGCACCGACCTCGAAGGCACCGACGACTACATGGAGCTCGCGTGCAAGGTCGCGGACCTGCTCAACCAGGGCGTGGACCCGGACATGCTGCGCCGTCAGCTCGCAAACGTGCCCGACACCGCGTGGGTCGAACAATTGTTCGAACAGGAGGCGGCGGCATGA
- a CDS encoding 3'-5' exonuclease family protein, translated as MRKQDEDRNGKPEALLWLDFETTGTDRNDSLPLEVGMECTDVLGEHSYGSLHRIIRPDYLDLLDMSPMAFSMHTDNGLLFELLNGSDRNDCVEAVVNAVEEYLESLSQRFTLVPAGTNVDFDLDFLKRLDLNPDRWLSYRKFDLTTLRRYLRFIDCPEDPYEGHRGTHRVRDCIRRDINDYIRYRKLLKGAW; from the coding sequence ATGAGGAAACAGGACGAAGACCGGAATGGGAAGCCGGAGGCGCTGCTCTGGCTCGACTTCGAAACGACCGGTACGGACAGGAATGACAGTCTGCCGTTGGAGGTCGGCATGGAATGCACCGACGTGCTGGGCGAGCATTCGTATGGATCCCTGCATCGCATCATCAGACCGGACTATCTCGACCTGTTGGACATGAGTCCGATGGCGTTCTCCATGCACACGGACAATGGTCTCCTGTTCGAACTGCTGAACGGCTCCGACAGGAACGACTGCGTGGAAGCGGTCGTGAACGCTGTGGAGGAGTATCTCGAATCCCTGTCGCAACGCTTCACCTTGGTTCCGGCCGGAACGAACGTGGACTTCGACCTCGACTTCCTGAAACGTCTCGACCTGAACCCGGACAGGTGGCTGTCCTACCGCAAGTTCGACCTGACCACGCTCCGCCGGTATTTGAGGTTCATCGACTGTCCCGAGGATCCGTACGAGGGGCATCGTGGCACGCACAGGGTGCGCGACTGCATCCGACGCGACATCAACGACTACATCCGATACCG